A window from Pseudomonas frederiksbergensis encodes these proteins:
- the aceK gene encoding bifunctional isocitrate dehydrogenase kinase/phosphatase — MPQQWPAADIARMVLDGFDDYREHFRQITDGARARFEQAKWQEAQVASAARINLYEEKVGETVARLRIAFDAETLDVSCWPLVKSAYIKLIDLRFDDELSETWYNSIFCGLFSHDLISDGCMFIHTTRPSLRRARAAQTRTYKPQGQLSGMLASIFADYRFSEDYADLAGDVRRLEAQLRENLPDWVCKDPELSVELFSSVLYRNKGAYLVGRIYTQDEQWPLVIPLLHREGRGIQIDALITDEADVSIIFSFTRSYFMVDVPVPAEFIGFLKRILPGKHIAELYTSIGFYKHGKSEFYRALINHLANTDDQFIMAPGVRGMVMSVFTLPGFNTVFKIIKDRFSPSKNVDRATVIEKYRLVKSVDRVGRMADTQEFSDFRFPLSKFEPACLQELLEVAASTVSVEDDTVLIRHCWTERRMTPLNLYLENANDAQVREALEDYGLAIKQLAAANIFPGDMLLKNFGVTRHGRVVFYDYDEICFLTEANFRHIPQPRTPEDEMASEPWYSIGPLDVFPEEFPPFLFADSGQRKLFDQLHGELYNADYWKSLQEAIRAGKVIDVFPYRRKGLDNE; from the coding sequence ATGCCGCAGCAATGGCCAGCCGCCGACATCGCCCGAATGGTCCTCGATGGCTTTGACGATTACCGCGAGCATTTCCGCCAGATCACTGACGGCGCCCGAGCCCGCTTTGAACAGGCCAAGTGGCAGGAGGCGCAGGTCGCATCGGCGGCGCGGATCAATCTGTACGAAGAAAAAGTCGGCGAAACGGTGGCACGACTGCGCATCGCGTTTGACGCTGAAACGCTGGACGTCAGCTGCTGGCCGTTGGTCAAAAGCGCTTACATCAAACTGATCGACCTGCGCTTCGACGATGAACTGTCCGAAACCTGGTACAACTCGATCTTTTGCGGACTGTTCAGCCACGACCTGATCAGCGACGGCTGCATGTTCATCCACACCACCCGGCCAAGCCTGCGTCGGGCCCGCGCCGCACAAACCCGCACCTACAAACCCCAGGGCCAGTTGTCCGGCATGCTCGCGAGCATTTTTGCCGACTACCGCTTCAGCGAGGATTACGCCGACCTGGCCGGCGACGTGCGCCGCCTCGAGGCACAACTGCGTGAAAACCTGCCTGATTGGGTCTGCAAGGACCCGGAATTGAGCGTCGAACTGTTTTCCTCAGTGCTTTACCGCAACAAAGGGGCGTACCTGGTCGGGCGCATCTACACCCAGGACGAACAATGGCCGTTGGTGATTCCGCTGCTGCACCGTGAGGGTCGCGGGATTCAGATCGATGCGCTGATCACCGACGAAGCGGACGTGTCGATCATCTTCTCGTTCACCCGTTCGTATTTCATGGTCGACGTGCCGGTGCCAGCGGAGTTCATCGGTTTCCTCAAACGCATCCTGCCGGGCAAGCACATCGCCGAGCTGTACACCTCGATCGGCTTCTATAAACACGGAAAATCCGAGTTCTACCGGGCGCTGATCAATCACCTGGCCAACACCGACGACCAGTTCATCATGGCCCCGGGCGTGCGTGGCATGGTGATGAGCGTGTTTACCCTGCCGGGCTTCAACACCGTATTCAAAATCATCAAGGACCGCTTCTCGCCGTCGAAAAACGTCGACCGCGCCACAGTGATCGAGAAGTACCGCTTGGTGAAAAGTGTCGATCGGGTCGGGCGCATGGCCGACACCCAGGAATTCTCCGATTTCCGTTTTCCGTTGAGCAAGTTCGAGCCGGCCTGCCTGCAAGAATTGCTCGAAGTGGCCGCGTCCACTGTGTCGGTAGAGGACGACACCGTGCTGATCCGCCACTGTTGGACCGAACGTCGGATGACGCCGTTGAACCTGTATCTGGAGAACGCCAACGACGCTCAGGTCCGCGAGGCACTGGAAGATTACGGCCTGGCGATCAAGCAACTGGCAGCGGCGAACATCTTTCCCGGCGACATGCTGCTGAAGAACTTCGGCGTCACGCGGCACGGACGGGTGGTGTTTTATGACTATGACGAGATTTGCTTCCTGACCGAGGCCAACTTCCGGCATATCCCGCAACCGCGTACGCCGGAAGACGAGATGGCTTCAGAACCGTGGTATTCGATCGGGCCGCTGGATGTATTTCCTGAAGAGTTTCCGCCGTTTTTGTTTGCCGACTCCGGGCAGCGCAAGTTGTTCGATCAGTTGCATGGTGAGCTTTACAACGCCGATTACTGGAAAAGCCTTCAGGAAGCCATTCGCGCCGGGAAGGTGATTGATGTGTTCCCGTATCGGCGCAAAGGCCTCGATAACGAGTAA
- a CDS encoding DMT family transporter: protein MNPVDTLRLLSLAAIWGASFLFMRIIAPVIGTIPTAFFRVSIAAVGLLVILGLMRISWDFKGKLKTVMLLGVINSGIPATLYSVAAQVLPAGYSAIFNATTPLMGVLIGGLFFHERLTAAKLGGVFLGLLGVGILTRAGPVAFDMELLMGALACLLATTCYGFAGFLARRWLDHAGGLDSRLSAVGSMLGATLFLLPLFGYSVISQPPESWGGWNVWLSLLGLGLVCTALAYIIYFRLLSSVGPVKSMTTTFLIPPFGVLWGALLLDEPLSMAHIYGGVLIAAALWLVLKTAVVKAVGVAAK, encoded by the coding sequence GTGAACCCCGTCGATACCCTGCGTTTGTTATCGCTTGCCGCCATTTGGGGCGCGAGCTTTCTGTTCATGCGCATCATCGCCCCGGTGATTGGCACAATCCCCACTGCTTTTTTCCGCGTATCGATTGCCGCGGTCGGCCTGTTGGTGATCCTCGGGCTGATGCGTATCAGCTGGGATTTCAAAGGAAAACTCAAAACCGTGATGCTGCTCGGAGTGATCAACTCCGGGATACCGGCGACCCTCTATTCAGTAGCCGCGCAAGTGCTGCCGGCCGGTTATTCGGCGATATTCAACGCGACCACGCCACTGATGGGCGTGCTGATCGGCGGTCTGTTCTTCCACGAAAGGCTCACCGCCGCCAAGCTTGGCGGCGTGTTCCTCGGGCTGCTTGGCGTAGGTATCCTGACCCGAGCCGGGCCGGTGGCGTTCGACATGGAACTGCTAATGGGCGCCCTCGCCTGCCTGCTCGCCACGACCTGCTACGGTTTCGCCGGTTTCCTTGCGCGGCGCTGGCTCGATCACGCCGGCGGCCTCGACAGTCGTCTGTCGGCGGTGGGCAGCATGCTGGGTGCGACGTTGTTTCTGTTGCCGCTGTTCGGTTACAGCGTGATCAGCCAGCCACCGGAGAGCTGGGGAGGCTGGAATGTCTGGTTGTCGCTGCTGGGTTTGGGGCTGGTGTGTACGGCGCTTGCGTACATTATTTACTTCCGCCTGCTCAGCTCGGTCGGGCCGGTGAAGTCGATGACCACGACCTTTCTGATTCCGCCGTTCGGGGTGCTGTGGGGGGCGTTGTTGCTGGATGAGCCGTTGTCGATGGCACACATCTATGGCGGGGTGTTGATTGCGGCGGCGTTGTGGTTGGTGTTGAAGACGGCGGTGGTGAAGGCTGTTGGGGTGGCTGCCAAGTAG
- a CDS encoding aspartyl/asparaginyl beta-hydroxylase domain-containing protein, whose translation MTVSFAAKTSFLLLFFGSTLYVHLRGKARLPVLRQFVNHSALFAPYNALMYLFSSVPSKPYLDRSKFPELDVLKDNWEVIRDEAMHLFDEGYIRAAERNNDAGFGSFFKKGWKRFYLKWYDKPLPSAEALCPKTVALLSRIPNVKGAMFALLPGGSHLNPHRDPFGGSLRYHLGLSTPNSDDCRIFVDGQVYAWRDGEDVMFDETYVHWVKNETDKTRVILFCDIERPLSNRLMTRLNRRVSGFLGRATAPQNLEDEHVGGINHVYAWSKHSSDKFSGAIKRWKRRNPKAYRVLRPVLAVLVLTWLGYWLFG comes from the coding sequence ATGACCGTTTCATTTGCCGCAAAGACGTCGTTTTTGTTGCTGTTCTTCGGCAGCACTCTCTACGTGCACTTGCGCGGCAAGGCGCGTTTGCCGGTCTTGCGTCAGTTCGTCAACCACTCGGCGTTGTTCGCGCCTTATAACGCCTTGATGTACCTGTTCTCCAGCGTGCCATCCAAACCGTATCTTGACCGCAGCAAGTTTCCGGAACTGGATGTGCTCAAGGACAACTGGGAAGTTATCCGCGACGAAGCGATGCATTTGTTCGACGAGGGTTACATCCGCGCCGCCGAAAGAAACAACGACGCCGGGTTCGGTTCGTTCTTCAAGAAAGGCTGGAAGCGCTTTTACCTCAAGTGGTACGACAAACCACTGCCATCAGCCGAAGCCCTGTGCCCGAAAACCGTGGCACTGCTCAGCCGCATTCCCAACGTCAAAGGCGCCATGTTCGCGTTGTTGCCAGGCGGCAGCCACCTCAACCCGCACCGTGATCCGTTCGGCGGTTCCCTGCGTTATCACTTGGGGCTATCGACGCCGAACTCTGATGATTGCCGGATCTTCGTCGACGGTCAGGTCTACGCCTGGCGTGATGGCGAAGACGTGATGTTCGACGAAACCTACGTACATTGGGTCAAGAACGAAACCGACAAGACTCGGGTTATCCTTTTTTGCGACATCGAACGACCGCTGAGCAACCGCCTGATGACTCGTCTCAACCGCAGGGTCAGTGGCTTTTTGGGTCGCGCCACGGCACCGCAGAATCTTGAAGATGAACATGTTGGCGGGATTAATCATGTTTACGCATGGAGCAAGCATTCCAGTGACAAGTTCAGTGGCGCGATAAAACGGTGGAAGCGTCGCAATCCCAAGGCGTACCGAGTGCTGCGGCCAGTGCTCGCAGTGCTGGTGTTGACGTGGTTGGGGTATTGGTTATTTGGGTAA
- the hrpA gene encoding ATP-dependent RNA helicase HrpA, with product MTDESPSIDKLLKNLDHAMLADRHRLRRQLLELRKKPDEAKLAQWVTRMQASCDQVLARRASLPVIRYDDSLPIAAKRDEIKAALLKHQVLIIAGETGSGKTTQLPKICLEIGRGQHGLIGHTQPRRIAARSVASRVAEELATPLGALVGYQVRFEDQSDSNTLIKLMTDGILLAETQNDRYLERYDTIIVDEAHERSLNIDFLLGYLKTLLPRRPDLKVIITSATIDLERFSKHFDDAPIVEVSGRTFPVETWYRPLTLEQDEEGNRVEDDLTVDQAILATLDEIAAFERSERKSPGDVLVFLPGEREIRDAADMLRKAQLKHTEILPLYARLSPAEQQRIFQSHPGRRVVLATNVAETSLTVPGIRYVIDSGTARISRYSYRAKVQRLPIEAISQASANQRKGRCGRVEPGICIRLYGEEDFIGRPEFTDPEILRTNLAAVILQMLHLRLGEITDFPFIEPPDGKAISDGFNLLQELSAVDRNSQLTPLGRQLARLPVDPRMGRMLLEAAKLGSLQEVLIVASAMSIQDPRERPPERQQAADQAHAQWKDVDSDFAGLVNLWRGFEEQRQALTASPLRNWCRKNFLNYLRLREWRDSHRQLSLICRDMQLSLNKEPADYPKLHKAVLSGLLSQIGQKTDEGDYLGARQRRFWIHPSSGLGKKRPQWLMAAELVETTKLYARMVAKIDSDWIEPLAGHLIKKNHFEPHWEKKRGQVVAFEQITLFGLIVVGRRPVHYGPIDPVTSRELFIREGLVRGEIQSKAKCLTANAQLLEQLDELEAKARRRDILADEETLFAFYDARLPAEIHQTATFDSWYRVNSQKDPQLLIMREEDVLAREASEVTALHYPDTLHIGDLELALSYHFEPNHPRDGVTLRVPAPLLPMLPPERLEWLVPGVIEAKCIALVRNLPKALRKNFVPVPDFVKAALQRMTFAEGSLPQALGRELLRMTGARVSDEAWAEASQQVDSHLRMNLEIVDGQGKFLGEGRDLAELTARFTEASQAALAVPQTAKNQQPVEPKVFAAVAEKTQQKIAGLSMTVYPALVEESGTVKEGRFSTPAEAEFQHRRALQRLLMQQLAEPAKFLRSKLPGLTELGLMYRDMGRIDSLVEDILLASLDSCILDGEDPLPRDGAGLASLAERKRGGWTEHAERLAKLTLEILKLWHGLQKRFKGKIDLAQAVALNDIKQQLSHLVYPGFVRETPMQWLKELPRYLKAVEQRFEKIGAQVQRDRVWSGELSGLWTQYQTRANKHAQEGKRDPQLELYRWWLEEYRVSLFAQQLGTKVPISDKRLNKQWTQVEP from the coding sequence ATGACTGACGAATCGCCTTCCATCGACAAACTGCTGAAAAACCTCGATCACGCCATGCTCGCCGACCGCCACCGGCTGCGGCGGCAGTTGCTTGAGCTGCGCAAAAAACCTGATGAAGCCAAGCTGGCCCAATGGGTGACGCGCATGCAGGCGTCCTGTGATCAGGTGCTGGCGCGGCGGGCCAGCCTGCCGGTAATTCGTTACGACGACAGTTTGCCGATCGCCGCCAAGCGCGACGAAATCAAGGCAGCGCTGCTCAAGCATCAGGTGTTGATCATTGCCGGTGAAACCGGTTCGGGTAAAACCACCCAGTTGCCGAAGATCTGCCTGGAAATCGGGCGCGGTCAGCATGGCCTGATCGGCCACACTCAGCCCCGTCGAATCGCCGCCCGCAGCGTGGCGAGCCGGGTCGCCGAAGAACTGGCGACGCCGTTGGGTGCGCTGGTCGGCTATCAGGTGCGGTTCGAGGACCAGAGCGATTCCAACACCCTGATCAAACTGATGACCGACGGCATCCTGCTGGCGGAAACCCAGAACGACCGCTACCTCGAACGCTACGACACGATCATCGTCGACGAAGCCCACGAACGCAGCCTGAACATCGACTTCCTGCTCGGTTACCTGAAAACCCTGCTGCCGCGTCGTCCGGACCTGAAGGTCATCATCACTTCGGCGACCATCGACCTGGAGCGCTTCTCCAAGCACTTCGATGACGCGCCGATTGTCGAAGTCTCCGGCCGCACCTTCCCCGTGGAAACCTGGTATCGCCCGCTGACCCTGGAGCAGGACGAAGAGGGCAACCGCGTCGAGGACGACTTGACCGTGGATCAGGCGATCCTCGCCACCCTCGACGAAATCGCCGCGTTCGAACGCAGCGAGCGCAAGAGCCCTGGCGACGTGCTGGTGTTCCTGCCCGGCGAGCGTGAGATTCGCGACGCGGCGGACATGCTGCGCAAGGCCCAGCTCAAGCACACCGAGATTCTGCCGCTCTACGCACGGCTGTCGCCGGCCGAACAGCAGCGGATTTTCCAGTCGCACCCAGGTCGGCGCGTGGTCCTGGCGACCAACGTCGCGGAAACCTCGCTGACCGTGCCGGGCATTCGTTACGTGATTGACAGCGGTACCGCGCGCATCAGCCGTTACAGCTACCGCGCCAAGGTCCAGCGCCTGCCCATCGAAGCGATTTCCCAGGCCAGCGCCAACCAGCGTAAAGGTCGCTGCGGGCGGGTCGAGCCGGGTATCTGCATTCGTCTGTACGGCGAAGAAGATTTCATTGGCCGGCCGGAATTTACCGATCCGGAGATCCTGCGCACCAACCTCGCCGCGGTGATTTTGCAGATGTTGCATCTGCGCCTCGGCGAAATCACCGATTTCCCGTTTATCGAGCCGCCGGATGGCAAAGCCATCAGCGACGGTTTCAACCTGCTGCAAGAACTCTCGGCGGTCGACCGCAATAGCCAGCTGACGCCGCTTGGCCGCCAATTGGCGCGCTTGCCAGTGGACCCGCGGATGGGCCGCATGTTGCTGGAAGCGGCGAAACTCGGCAGCTTGCAGGAAGTGCTGATCGTCGCCAGCGCCATGTCGATTCAAGACCCGCGCGAGCGTCCTCCGGAACGTCAGCAAGCGGCGGATCAGGCGCATGCGCAATGGAAAGACGTGGACTCGGACTTCGCCGGGCTGGTCAATCTGTGGCGTGGTTTCGAAGAACAGCGTCAGGCCCTGACCGCCAGTCCGCTGCGCAATTGGTGCCGCAAGAATTTCCTGAATTACCTGCGCCTGCGCGAATGGCGCGACTCCCATCGGCAGTTGAGCCTGATCTGCCGCGACATGCAGTTGAGCCTCAACAAAGAACCGGCGGATTACCCGAAACTGCACAAAGCCGTGCTCTCGGGGCTGCTCAGCCAGATCGGCCAGAAAACCGATGAGGGCGATTACCTCGGTGCGCGTCAGCGGCGCTTCTGGATTCACCCGTCATCGGGCCTCGGTAAAAAGCGTCCGCAATGGCTGATGGCTGCCGAACTGGTGGAAACCACCAAGCTCTACGCGCGGATGGTCGCCAAGATCGATTCCGATTGGATCGAGCCCTTGGCCGGGCATCTGATCAAGAAAAACCACTTCGAACCCCATTGGGAGAAGAAGCGCGGTCAAGTCGTGGCCTTCGAGCAGATCACGTTGTTCGGGCTGATCGTGGTCGGTCGCCGGCCGGTGCATTACGGGCCGATCGACCCTGTCACGTCCCGTGAGCTGTTCATTCGTGAAGGCCTGGTACGCGGCGAGATTCAGTCCAAGGCCAAGTGCCTGACCGCCAATGCGCAGTTGCTGGAACAGCTCGACGAACTGGAAGCCAAGGCGCGCCGTCGCGACATTCTGGCCGACGAAGAAACCCTGTTCGCCTTCTACGATGCGCGACTGCCGGCGGAGATCCACCAGACGGCGACCTTCGATAGCTGGTATCGGGTCAACAGCCAGAAAGACCCGCAGTTGCTGATCATGCGCGAAGAAGACGTGCTGGCCCGCGAGGCGAGTGAAGTCACCGCTTTGCATTACCCGGACACCTTGCATATCGGTGATCTGGAGTTGGCGCTCAGTTACCACTTCGAACCCAACCACCCGCGTGACGGCGTGACCCTGCGCGTGCCGGCGCCGTTGTTGCCGATGCTGCCGCCGGAGCGCCTGGAATGGCTGGTGCCGGGCGTGATCGAGGCCAAGTGCATCGCGCTGGTGCGCAACCTGCCTAAAGCCCTGCGCAAGAATTTCGTGCCGGTGCCGGACTTCGTCAAAGCCGCATTGCAACGCATGACTTTCGCTGAGGGCTCGTTGCCTCAAGCGCTGGGCCGCGAACTGCTGCGCATGACCGGTGCGCGGGTCAGCGATGAAGCCTGGGCCGAAGCATCGCAGCAGGTCGACAGTCATTTGCGGATGAACCTGGAAATCGTCGACGGGCAGGGCAAGTTCCTCGGTGAAGGGCGTGATCTGGCGGAACTGACCGCACGCTTTACCGAAGCCAGTCAGGCCGCACTGGCCGTGCCGCAAACCGCGAAAAACCAGCAACCGGTGGAGCCGAAAGTGTTTGCCGCCGTCGCCGAGAAAACCCAGCAGAAGATCGCGGGGCTATCGATGACGGTGTATCCGGCGTTGGTGGAGGAGAGCGGCACGGTCAAGGAAGGACGTTTCTCGACGCCAGCCGAAGCCGAGTTTCAACATCGCCGCGCCTTGCAGCGTTTGCTGATGCAGCAACTGGCCGAACCGGCGAAGTTCCTGCGCAGCAAATTGCCGGGGTTGACCGAACTGGGCCTGATGTACCGCGACATGGGCCGCATCGACAGTCTGGTCGAAGATATCCTGCTGGCCAGCCTCGACAGCTGCATTCTCGACGGCGAAGACCCGCTGCCACGGGATGGCGCCGGGTTGGCGTCATTGGCCGAACGCAAACGCGGTGGCTGGACCGAGCACGCCGAACGGCTGGCGAAGCTGACGCTGGAAATTCTCAAGCTCTGGCACGGCCTGCAAAAACGCTTCAAGGGCAAGATCGACCTGGCGCAAGCCGTGGCGTTGAACGACATCAAGCAGCAGCTCAGTCATCTGGTGTATCCGGGCTTCGTCCGGGAAACCCCGATGCAGTGGCTCAAGGAATTGCCGCGTTATCTGAAAGCGGTCGAGCAGCGCTTCGAGAAAATCGGCGCTCAGGTGCAGAGGGATCGGGTCTGGAGTGGCGAGTTGTCTGGCCTGTGGACGCAATATCAAACCCGCGCCAACAAACATGCCCAGGAAGGCAAACGCGATCCGCAATTGGAGCTCTATCGCTGGTGGCTGGAGGAATACCGGGTTTCCCTGTTCGCCCAACAACTGGGCACCAAGGTGCCGATCTCCGACAAGCGCCTGAACAAGCAATGGACCCAGGTCGAACCCTGA
- a CDS encoding DMT family transporter produces the protein MFVLSKQSALAAASTSLFVLLWSSGAIFSKWGLAHASPFAFLLIRFAIAICGLVLLMPLLKLKLPKGGKPMVYAMATGVVLLGAYQIFYLLALDLKVTPGVMATIMGVQPILTVVIMERQRSASRMFGLTLGLAGLIMVVYQGIGLAGMSLAGMLFGLLALASMTFGSIMQKRITDNPLGTLPVQYLAGLLLCGVFVPFQPFHFEHSTGFIVPVLWMGLVVSVLATLLLYRLIARGNLVNVTSLFYLVPAVTAVMDYLIFGNRLAALSMLGMLLIIVGLVFVFRKSA, from the coding sequence ATGTTTGTCCTTTCGAAACAATCCGCGCTCGCGGCGGCGTCCACGAGCCTGTTCGTTCTGCTGTGGAGCAGCGGGGCGATCTTCTCCAAATGGGGCCTGGCCCATGCGTCACCTTTTGCTTTTCTGTTGATTCGCTTCGCTATCGCAATCTGCGGATTGGTGCTTTTGATGCCGCTGCTCAAGCTGAAACTGCCCAAGGGCGGCAAGCCGATGGTGTATGCGATGGCCACGGGTGTGGTGTTGCTGGGGGCTTATCAGATTTTCTATCTGCTGGCCCTGGACCTGAAAGTCACACCCGGCGTCATGGCGACGATCATGGGCGTGCAGCCGATTCTCACGGTGGTGATCATGGAGCGCCAGCGGTCAGCCAGCAGAATGTTTGGTCTGACGCTGGGGTTGGCCGGGTTGATCATGGTGGTGTATCAGGGCATAGGTCTGGCCGGTATGTCGCTGGCCGGGATGCTCTTCGGTTTGCTGGCGCTGGCGAGCATGACGTTCGGTTCGATCATGCAGAAGCGCATCACCGACAATCCCCTCGGCACACTGCCCGTGCAGTACCTGGCGGGGCTGTTGCTCTGCGGAGTCTTCGTTCCGTTCCAACCTTTTCATTTCGAACACAGCACCGGTTTTATCGTGCCGGTGCTGTGGATGGGATTGGTCGTGTCGGTACTGGCAACCTTGCTGCTGTATCGCTTGATCGCCCGGGGCAACCTGGTGAATGTCACCAGCCTGTTTTACCTGGTGCCGGCGGTAACGGCGGTGATGGACTACCTGATTTTCGGCAACCGGCTGGCGGCGTTGAGCATGCTGGGCATGTTGCTGATCATCGTTGGATTGGTGTTCGTATTCCGTAAAAGCGCTTGA